Proteins found in one Plasmodium sp. gorilla clade G2 genome assembly, chromosome: 14 genomic segment:
- a CDS encoding mannose-1-phosphate guanyltransferase, putative: MNALILVGGYGTRLRPLTLTTPKPLINFCNKPIIEHQILHLAKCGIKEIILAIAYKPTNITNFVKEMEKKYDVQIIFSIEDEPLGTGGPLKLAENYLNKYDDFFVFNSDIICTFPLIEMMNFHKQNKAPLTILVKEVEDPRAFGVVITEDKRITKFEEKPLVPKSSLINAGIYILNKQILNSIPQRNCSLEKEIFPKLANDNMLYFYELNNFWADIGKPLDFLKGQSLYMENLEEKKYEKHMLIDHLLIYYSLNESHTKNVVHKNLFVSFENIEELNKFNENAENSFIKDIFLHTKIEGNVLISSTTIIKQNCVLGDNVVLGEHVIIGEGCRIKNSCVMSHSTISSYSYIENSIIGSKSRVGNWSRIEGLCVLGESVILKPEIFVNNVFILPFKEVNNSIYDKGAIIM, from the exons atgaatGCATTAATATTAGTTGGTGGTTATGGTACACGTCTGAGGCCCTTAACCCTAACAACTCCCAAGcctttaattaatttttgcAATAAACCAATAATAGAACATCAAATATTACATTTAGCAAAATGTGGAATTAAGGAGATCATTTTAGCTATCGCATATAAACCTACGAATATAACTAATTTTGTAAAagaaatggaaaaaaaatatgatgtacaaataattttttcaattGAAGACGAACCATTGGGAACAGGGGGACCATTAAAATTGGcagaaaattatttaaataaatatgatgattTCTTTGTATTCAATTCAGATATAATATGTACATTCCCCTTAATAGAAATGATGAATTTCCACAAACAAAATAAAGCCCCACTAACAATACTG GTAAAAGAAGTAGAAGACCCAAGAGCATTTGGTGTTGTAATTACAGAAGATAAAAGGATTACAAAATTTGAAGAGAAGCCATTAGTTCCTAAATCAAGTTTAATTAATGcaggaatatatattttaaacaaaCAAATTTTAAATTCTATTCCTCAAAGGAATTGTTccttagaaaaagaaattttcCCCAAGCTAGCCaatgataatatgttatatttttacgaATTGAATAATTTTTGGGCTGATATTGGTAAACCTCTAGATTTCTTAAAGGGACAGTCATTATACATGGAAAATttagaagaaaagaaatatgaaaAGCATATGTTAATAGATCACttgttaatttattatagTTTAAATGAAAGTCATACAAAAAATGTTGTgcataaaaatttatttgtaagttttgaaaatatagaagaattaaataaatttaatgaaaatgcagaaaattcatttattaaagATATTTTCCTCCACACAAAAATTGAAGGAAATGTTTTAATATCATCAACAACAATAATTAAACAAAATTGTGTATTGGGAGATAATGTTGTGTTAGGAGAACATGTAATCATAGGAGAAGGGTGTCGAATAAAAAATTCATGTGTCATGAGTCATTCCACAATAAGTTCTTACTCATATATTGAAAACTCTATAATAGGGTCCAAGTCAAGAGTAGGAAATTGGTCACGTATTGAAGGATTATGTGTTTTAGGAGAAAGTGTTATTTTGAAACCTGAAATTTTTGTTAATAATGTATTTATTCTTCCTTTTAAGGAGGTTAACAACTCTATATATGATAAGGGGGCCATCATCATGTGA